From one Triticum aestivum cultivar Chinese Spring chromosome 4B, IWGSC CS RefSeq v2.1, whole genome shotgun sequence genomic stretch:
- the LOC123089450 gene encoding L10-interacting MYB domain-containing protein-like has protein sequence MDKGKSGEANWDPVAHKIFLDICVEEVNANNRFDGHLSPIGYENMIRKCNERTNRNYVRKQFKNRWDLLKKEYNCWKMLNQKASGIGIDPVTRSIAATDEWWATEIQRNEIAAKFRYAPLVDVQRMSFIFDDHSVTNAYARVATPSSQVDASQINIEEDNEDDSGCELDVNQVTPTNVSSKGRERDHVLIHRVPRWSKRRQKIVMIKWYLTVWLTFGRGGRLAAIQRCLKQMWIM, from the exons ATGGATAAAGGTAAATCTGGGGAAGCAAATTGGGATCCTGTTGCCCATAAAATTTTCCTTGACATTTGTGTTGAAGAAGTGAATGCAAATAACCGTTTTGATGGACATTTGAGCCCAATTGGGTACGAAAATATGATAAGAAAATGCAATGAGCGGACAAACAGAAATTATGTTCGCAAGCAATTCAAGAATAGGTGGGATTTACTTAAAAAAGAGTACAATTGTTGGAAGATGTTGAACCAAAAGGCATCTGGAATTGGAATAGATCCTGTTACTAGGAGCATTGCGGCCACTGATGAATGGTGGGCGACTGAGATACAG AGAAATGAGATTGCCGCCAAGTTTCGATATGCTCCATTAGTTGATGTGCAAAGAATGAGTTTTATATTTGATGACCATAGTGTGACGAATGCATATGCAAGGGTCGCAACTCCCTCGTCTCAAGTTGATGCCTCTCAAATTAACATTGAAGAGGATAATGAGGACGACTCGGGATGTGAGTTAGATGTTAACCAAGTTACACCCACCAATGTTTCATCTAAAGGTCGAGAAAGAGATCATGTCCTTATTCACCGAGTCCCAAGATGGTCCAAAAGGCGGCAAAAGATAGTGATGATAAAATGGTATTTAACCGTATGGTTGACCTTTGGGAGAGGAGGGAGATTAGCCGCAATTCAGCGATGTCTCAAACAAATGTGGATCATGTGA